Proteins from a single region of Streptomyces sp. HUAS 15-9:
- a CDS encoding CBS domain-containing protein has translation MNHHENFSAETEARQGLPVRPWSPRETDRQDILIRYLGAVATAAAEHAGAEEQAPARGTAQPTSAAAAPTQEPPPPEPRVPLVRDVMDVPAASMRDDLPYRDIARLLAREQVGALPVVDADDHVVGVVSESDLLAKVAFEASGHRPGHVGRLRERRMHSKVRGETAADLMTSPAITVLPGATVAEAAWLATLSRLKRLPVTDGAGRLVGVVRRNALLQALIRDDAGIQADVEARIEACCAPGDRAELKVAVHDGIVELTGRMPSATTARLVAEVEDIADVVEVKNLLTTA, from the coding sequence GTGAACCACCACGAGAACTTCTCCGCTGAGACCGAGGCCCGGCAAGGCCTGCCCGTCCGACCCTGGAGCCCCCGCGAGACGGATCGGCAGGACATACTGATCCGCTACCTGGGAGCCGTAGCCACAGCCGCGGCCGAACACGCAGGCGCCGAAGAACAAGCCCCCGCACGCGGCACGGCCCAGCCGACGTCGGCGGCCGCCGCGCCCACGCAGGAACCCCCGCCACCCGAACCCCGGGTCCCGCTGGTGCGGGATGTGATGGACGTGCCCGCCGCCTCCATGCGCGACGACCTGCCGTACCGGGACATCGCCCGACTGCTGGCGCGCGAGCAGGTCGGCGCCCTCCCGGTCGTGGACGCCGACGACCACGTGGTCGGTGTCGTCTCGGAGTCCGATCTGCTGGCGAAAGTGGCCTTCGAGGCCTCCGGCCACCGGCCCGGACACGTCGGAAGACTGCGCGAACGACGCATGCACAGCAAGGTTCGCGGTGAGACAGCCGCCGACCTGATGACCAGCCCCGCGATCACGGTGCTCCCGGGCGCGACCGTCGCCGAGGCCGCTTGGCTGGCCACACTGTCCCGGCTCAAGCGGCTGCCCGTCACCGACGGCGCGGGCCGCCTGGTCGGGGTCGTGCGCCGCAACGCGCTGCTCCAAGCCCTGATCAGGGATGACGCAGGGATACAGGCGGACGTCGAGGCCAGAATCGAGGCCTGTTGCGCGCCGGGAGACCGCGCCGAGCTGAAGGTCGCCGTTCATGACGGCATCGTGGAACTGACAGGACGGATGCCGTCGGCCACCACGGCCCGGCTTGTGGCGGAGGTGGAGGACATCGCCGACGTCGTGGAGGTGAAGAACCTTCTCACCACCGCCTGA